The Reyranella humidisoli DNA segment GTCATGAAGGTGACTGCCGACGCCCGGCATGTCGCGCACGACCTCGATGCCGTGCTGCTTCAGGTGTTCGGCCGGCCCGAGCCCCGACAGCATGAGGAGCTGCGGCGAACCATAGACGCCCCCCGAGACGATCACCTCGCGGTTTGCGCGGGCACGCACGAGGCCGCCCGGCGTGCGATACACGACGCCGGTGGCGTGGCCGTTCTCGATCAGCACCCGGGTTGCATGCGCGGAAGTGGCGACCGTCAGGTTGCGGCGACCTTTGGCGGGACCGAGATAGGCGCGGGCGGAGGACCAGCGGCGCGCCCGGTTGATGGTGGTCTGGTAGAAGCCGACGCCGTCCTGCGTCGCACCGTTGAAATCTGGATTGACCGGAATGCCGGCCTGCACGGCGGCGTCATGCATTGCGCGGGCGAGCGTCGGCTGCCAGCGATGGTCCTGGACCTTGAGTGGACCGCCGGTGCCGTGGAATTCGTCGGCGCCGCGCTCCTGATCCTCGGCGCGCTTGAAGTAGGGAAGGACGGACTGATAGTCCCAGCCTTCGCAGCCGCGCTGGCGCCACTCGTCGTAATCCGCTGCGTTACCGCGCATATAAACCATGCCGTTGATCGAGCTGGTGCCGCCCAGCACCTTGCCGCGCGGCTGATACATGATGCGGTTGTTGAGCTCGGCTTCCGGCTCGCTGTCGAACATCCAGTTGACCTTCGGGTTATTGAAGGTCTTGTGATAGCCGAGCGGCACATGGATCCACGGATAGGTGTCGCGCGGCCCGGCTTCGAGCAGCAGCACCGAGAAACGGCCATCCTCGCTCAGCCGGCCGGCGACGGCGCAACCGGCGGAGCCCGCGCCGGTCACGATGAAATCGTACGAAGCTTCGCCTTGCACGCCGTTTCCCCCGTTCGTTTCCGGGAGCGTAGCGCGCTCTCGTCAGCCGAGATAGGCCTTCACCAGCCGTTCGTCGGTGAGGAAGGACTGCCATTCGCCCGGGCCGATCTCGTGGACGATGCTGCCGACCGACATGACGTAGGCGCGGTCGGTTATTTCCGAGGCGATGCCGACATTCTGCTCGATCAGCAGCAGCCCCATGCCGCGCTCGCGCAGTGCCTTGATGACCAGCAGGATGTCCTTGACGACCTTGGGCGCGAGGCCGGTCGAGGGTTCGTCCATGATCAGCAGGTCGGGCTGCAGCAGCAGGGCGCGGGCGATCGCCACCATTTGCTGCTGGCCGCCGCTCAACAGCTCGACCGGAGAGGCGAGACGCTCCTTCACGACGGGAAAGAGGGCCGTCACCTCGTCCCACGAGAAGCGCATGTCGGCGCCGCGCGCCTTGCGGCCGACGGTCTCGGCCAGGATCAGGTTCTCGCGCACCGACAGTTCGCCGAACAGGCGACGGTTCTCCAGCACGACGGCCAGCCCATGCTGGGCGAGGTTGTGCGCCGGCGTGGCCGTGATGTCGGTGCCGTTCTTGACGATGCGGCCGCCGCGGGCGCGCAGCAGGCCGCAGACGGTGCGGACGAGGGTGGTCTTGCCCGCGCCGTTGGCACCGACCAAGGCCACGGCCTCGCCGTCGCCGACCTTGAGCGAGACGTCGCGCAGGACGGTGAGGGCGCCGTAGCCGGCGGAGACGGAGGTCACTTCCAGCACGGCTCAGACCCCGAGATAGACTTCGCGGACCCGAGGGTCGCGCTGGATGGCGGCCATGTCGCCGCTGGCGATGATCTCGCCGAAATAGAGCGTGTGAACGGTGCGCGCCACGGTCATCAGGCCCATGTCGTGCGACACCAGCAGGACGGTGATGCCTTCCTCATTCAGCCGCACGATCCAGTCTCGCAGATCGTCGATCTCCTGGACGTTGAGGCCCGACGAGGGCTCGTCGAGCAGCAGCAGGCGCGGTTCGCCGACCACGGCGCGGGCGATCTCGAGAATGCGGCGCTGGCCGGCGGTCAGGCTGGCGGCCGGCAGGTCACGCAACGCCGTGAGGCCGAAGCGCTCGCAGCCGGCCTCGGCGCGTTCGCGGATCTCGCGCATCTGGCCGCGCGAGGCGGGCGTGCGCAGCAGGTCCTGAAGCATCGTGGTGCGCGTGAGCTTGGTGCAGCCGACCATGACGTTCTCCAGCACCGTCATCTGCTCGAAGACCTGCGGCGTCTGGAAGGTGCGGACGAGGCCGTTGAGGCCACGCTGCTGGATCGTGTCGCGGCCGAGCGCGGCTCCGCGATAGGTGACGGTGCCGGCGAGGGGGCGGATGTAGCCGGTCACGATGTTGAACAGCGTGGTCTTGCCCGAGCCATTGGGGCCGATGAGACCGATGATGCCGCCTTCTGGCACGTCGAAGGTGACGGAGCGCAGCACTGAGAGGCCGCCGAACGAATGGCCGACCTCCTTGAGGGCGAGAAGGGGATCAGCCATTGCCGCTACCCCGCTTGGCGAGACGGGTCCGCAGCTTGCCGAACGCGCCGACAAGTCCCTCCGGCATCAGGACGACGACGGCGACGAGCGCGAGGCCGAACAGGATCTGGTGGATGTCGCCCAGCTTGCTCAGAAGTTCCGGCAGGAAGGTCACGAACAGCGCGCCGACGACGATGCCGGGGATCGAGGTCGCGCCGCCGATCACCGGGATCAGCAGGAAGCTGATCGATCGGTCGACGGTGAAGCTCTGCGTGCTGACGAACGAGGCATGATGGGCGAACAGGCTGCCGGCCAGGCTGCCGAACAGGGCGCAAACGACGAAGACCCGGGTGCGCAGCGATTGGAGGTCGATCGAGAGAGCTGCCGCCGCGGTGCTTGAGTCGCGCATGGCGCGCAGCATCAGGCCGGTGCGGCTGTCGACGAGATTGTGCGCCACCGCCATGCAGGCGAAGGCCACGATCCAGACAAAGAAGTAATAACGTGAGGGTCGGTCGAGCAGGAAGCCGAACAGGTCGAGCTTGGGAATGCCGCCGATGCCCAGGGTACCTCCGGTCAGCCAGTCCCATTCGAAGAACAGGGCGCTCGCGATGGCGCTGAGGGCCAGCGTGCCCAGCGCCAGGAAGTAGCCGGTGAGGCGCAGGATGGGACGGCCGATGACATAGGCCAGCGCCATGCTTATAACGGCGCCGACGATGAAACCCACGATGCTGGGCAGGCCCATCATGACCGTGCAATAGGCGCTGGCATAGGCGCCGAGCCCGTAGAAGGTGGCCTGTGCCAGGTTGACGATGCCGCAATGACCCAGCAGCAGGCCGATGCCGAGGCCGGCGACCGTATAGATGCCGGTGAAGACCAGCAGGTCGGCCATGTAGCGCGGCACGACGAAGGGCAGCGCGGCCCAGACGACGAGGCCAAGGGCGAGCCAGGGGAGGGTGCGCGGCTTCATGCGCTCAGCCTCCCCGCCGGCCGGCGCGGCCGAGGATGCCCTGAGGCATCAGGATCATGATGATGATCAACACGGAGAAGGCGACGACGTCCTTGTAGCTCGACGAGATGCCGATGATGGCCAGCGATTCGACCAGGCCCAGGGTGAGGCCGCCTACGGCCGCGCCCAGCGGATTGGTGAGGCCGCCCAGCACGGCGGCGGCGAAACCCTTGAGGGTGAGGTTGAGGCCGAGCTGGTAGTCGACGCCGATCAGCGGCGTCACGAGGATGCCGCCCAGCGCACCCAGCAGGCCGCCGAGTACGAAAGTGAAAGTGCGCATGCGGCCGACGTCGATGCCGGTGGTCGCCGCACCGTCGGCATCGATCGAGGCCGCCATCATCGACAGGCCGATCGTGGTGCGGTGGTAGAAGGCGCGCAGCGCCAGGGTGGCGCCGATGCCGATGGCGATCAGCCACAGCGCGTGGAACTGGATGACGGCGTCGAGGATGATCAGCACGCCCTCGCCGCCAAGTGGCGGCAGGAGGTGACCATCGCGGCCGATGAAGAAGAGCACGCTGGCCGACAGGGTGAGGGCGAGGCCGATGGTCAGCAGCAGGAAGCTATCCTCGCTCGCGTTCTTCCTGGCCATGTAACGCACGAAGGCGACCTCGATGAAGGCGCCGACCAGGGCGCCTGCAATCGCGCCGCCAGCGATGGCGGCCGGGTAAGGCCAGCCTGTCTTGGTCAGCAGCAGCACGGTGGTCATGGCGCCGATGACGGCGAACTCGCCCTGCATGGCGTTGATCACGCGGCTGCCCTTGAAGATGGCGGAGAGGCCCATGCCGACGAGCGCGTAGACGATGCCATTCGTCACGCCCGCGAAGATGGCCTGAAGGACCAGGCTCAATGTCATGAAGGGATGCTTCCGCGCGAGAGGGCAGCGCAGGTCCGGGAAGGGACCTGCGCCGCTGGTTTCGCTACTGCGTGACGCGGAACGGCGTGCGCGTGTACTTGCCGCCGACCAGCTTCGAGAAGATGAAGCTCGAGATCGGAATGCCGGTCATGTCGTCGGCGGAGAAGTCGTAGTTGGCCAGGACGCCGGAGTAGGGCGCCTTCATCGCCTCGCAGAGCTTCTCGCCCGTGGCGTCGGCGCCGGCCTTGTTGAGGGCCGCCGCGATGATTTGGGCGGCATCCCAAGCCGCTGCCTCGTAGTTCTTCGGCGTGGAGTTGTAGGCCTGCTTGTAGAGCTCGACGAAGGCCTTCTGGTGAGGCAGCGGATCCTCGCCGACCACGAATTCCGGGATCGCGATGTTGTCCGCGGCCGGTCCCATCGCGTTCACGTACTCATAGGACGAGGAGCCGATCGCGGCGATCACCGGCTGGGTGATCTGGATCTGCTTGACGTTGCGGAACGGCGTGGCCGAGGTGGCGATGATGAACACCGCCTCCGGCTGGGCCGCCTTGACCTTGGCCGCCTGCGTCGTGGTGTCGGTGGCGCCGATCTCGAACTTCTCGACCGCGACCAGCTTGATGCCGTACTTGTCGGCGAGCGGGCGCAACTCGGCCATCACGACGTTGCCGTAGCCCGCGTCGTGCAGCACGCCGACCTTGGTCGCCTTGATGCTCTTGGCATATTCGAGCAGCGCGGTGGCGTTCAGGCGCTGCGGCGGCAGCACATGAGCCACGCACTTGCGCTCGCGCTCGACCGCCGGGCCGATGCCGGTGAAGGCGATCTGCGGGATCTTGTTGGCATGCGTCACGCCGCCGACGGCGACGGTGCTGGCGGTCAGCGACGGTCCGAGCAGGGCCTGGACCTTCTGTCCGAAGATCAGGTCGTTGGCCTTGCTGAGCGCGGTGTCGGGATTGGAAGCATCGTCTTCGACGATGAACTTGATCGGCCGGCCCTTGATGCCGCCCTTGGCGTTGATGTCCTTTTCGGCCAGCAGCAGGCCGTTGCGCTCGGGCACGCCGAGGCCGGCGCCGGCGCCGGTGACGGAGACGATGGCGCCGATCTTGACCGGCTCACCCGAGGTCTGCGCCTGGACGGCGAAGGCCGATAGTCCGACCAGCGCCGTGGCGCCGGCCAACTTTGCAATGAACGATGACAGTGACATTCTTCTTTCCTCCCACTCGTTGAACTTCTTTGTGGCCGTGGCTTCTGGTTAGAGCAGCGGCGGCGGTCCGGCCATGCCGAGCGCGTGTTGTCCGAACAATGAACCCTGAACGTCGGTCGAGAACATGACGTGTGCGTTGGCTGCGTGCGCATCGCGGAACAGGCGTTGCATGGAACCGCCGAGGTACAGCCCGCTCGATCCGGCGATTCCCATCAGGATGTCGACGGACTCGAGGCAGAGCCGGGCCGAGAAGAATGCGTCGCGGCGATAGCGCAGCTTGTCCTCATGCGTCGGCTCGGCGCCCGAACGCGCGACGGTCATGGCGTGCTCGCAGGCGCGACGCATCATCATCTCGGCGGTGTCGATCCGCACGCTGGCCTCGGCAACCTTGATCTGCACGGACTGGCTGGCGCCCACCGGCTGGCCCGTCGTCGTCGCGTTCCGCTTGCGCGCCGCGCCGACCACCGTCTCGTAGGCGCCCTGGGCGCAACCCAGCAGGACGCCCGACAGGACATAGGGGCCGAGCGCCAGCATGGGCAGGCGGAACAGGGGCGACGTATTGACGGCGGAACCCGGGTGCGGCTTGCCGTTCAACGACCGGGCCGAGAGCGTGCGCTGGTCGGGCACGAAGAGGTTCTTGACCGCCACGTCCTTGGAGCCGGTGCCGGAGAGGCCCATGGCATGCCAGGTGTCGACGATCTCGTACTGCGAGCGATGGATCAAGGCGAAGCGCTGGTCGACCGGCGGGCCGTCCTCACTCTCGCGCACCATGAAGGCCAGCATGTTCCAGTCGGAGTTGTCGACGCCGGAGGAAAGCGGCCATCGCCCCGAGACCTCGTACCCACCCTCGACCTTGCGGCCGCGACCGGCCGGGAAGATCAGCGAGGTGGCGATCAAAACGTCGGGTGAGCCGTTCCAGAGTTCGTCCTGCGCCTCAGGGTGAAAATAGCCCAGCATCCAGTGATGGCTGCTGAGATTGCCGAGGTTCCAGGCGGTCGACGGGCAGACGCGCGCGACCTCGGCGCAGGTATCGACCAGGATACCGATGTCGAGGTCCGCCCCGCCGACGCGCGCCGGCTGGACCATGCGGAAGAGGCCGGTGCGGTGCAGGTCGCGCTCGGTGTCGTCGGGCAGGCGGCGCAGCGTCTCGCAGGCCTCGGCGCGGGCGGCGATCGTCGGCACCAGCGCGCGCGCGCGGTCGAGCATTTCCGAGTAGGTTACGCCTGTGAAAGAGACCGGCGTGTTGGGCAACGTCGCCGACGGTGTCCAGTCGGCGGCCCGCTTGGTCCGCATATCGAATTCCTCCCGGCGGCGTACCGCTTGTTCTTGCTCCGACGATGCTTGCGTCACGCGGTCAGGTCAAGTGACCTAATTTGTTGGTCGATTGACCATGTCGTGTGCGATCACGATACTTCGCCTCAACGGAACAGCTCTCGGGAGGAGCGGACATGGCGATCAAGGTGCTGGAACTTCATCATCAGGGCGTGCGTATCGGCGCCGACGACAAGACGATCGAAGACCTCAAGAATTTCTACACCGGCGTGCTCGGCCTGGAGCATGACAGCGGCCGTCCGGAAATCCCGGGCATTCCCGGCATGTGGATCAACATCGGCGAGGTGGGGCAGATCCATCTGATCGGCGGCGACCTGCCGTCACCCTTCGCCCAGGGGCCCGGCAAGGATCCGACCACGCCGCACGTCGCTCTGGCCGTCGAGAACATCGTCGAGACCAAGGCAGAACTCGACCGGCTCGGCGCGGACTACTGGTCGCTCAAGGGCGCGACGGGGCCCGATGCCGAGCAGCTCTTCCTCAAGGATCCGTGCGGCAACATGGTCGAGCTCCACCAGTTCGACAAATGCCGCTGCCGGTTGAAGAGCCGCGTGAAGGCCGCTTAGCGTTCCACCGGCGCGGCGAGGCCGGCGCAGACGAACGGCACGATCTCGCGGATGGCGGTTTCCATGTCCGCGGGATCGCACCTTCCCTGGGAGATCGATTCCAGGCGGCCGGGCTGCAGCAGCGTCCAGACGTAGGCGCCCATCATGAAGTAGTAGCGCCAGTAGAGCGTCTTCGCCGGGATCTTCGGCAAGGCGCGCTG contains these protein-coding regions:
- a CDS encoding GMC family oxidoreductase, with the protein product MQGEASYDFIVTGAGSAGCAVAGRLSEDGRFSVLLLEAGPRDTYPWIHVPLGYHKTFNNPKVNWMFDSEPEAELNNRIMYQPRGKVLGGTSSINGMVYMRGNAADYDEWRQRGCEGWDYQSVLPYFKRAEDQERGADEFHGTGGPLKVQDHRWQPTLARAMHDAAVQAGIPVNPDFNGATQDGVGFYQTTINRARRWSSARAYLGPAKGRRNLTVATSAHATRVLIENGHATGVVYRTPGGLVRARANREVIVSGGVYGSPQLLMLSGLGPAEHLKQHGIEVVRDMPGVGSHLHDHFNTYIAYRCSQPVTMNDLTLSLPRRLMAAAQYAFGRTGPLASMGLFVGALVRSDRRLERPDLQINMFAWAIKDRNKSGIVPQPFSAFGLSPVHLTPSGRGTVRLKSADPLAAPEIRFNFLKNASDFDALLHGMRICREIASQPALKPFIVEEILPGAGVTSDADLKADIRARGVSNLHPVGTCRMGREVDAVVDPQLRVHGIAGLRVADASIMPSIVAGNTNAPAIMIGEKCADMVRAAAAG
- a CDS encoding ABC transporter ATP-binding protein yields the protein MLEVTSVSAGYGALTVLRDVSLKVGDGEAVALVGANGAGKTTLVRTVCGLLRARGGRIVKNGTDITATPAHNLAQHGLAVVLENRRLFGELSVRENLILAETVGRKARGADMRFSWDEVTALFPVVKERLASPVELLSGGQQQMVAIARALLLQPDLLIMDEPSTGLAPKVVKDILLVIKALRERGMGLLLIEQNVGIASEITDRAYVMSVGSIVHEIGPGEWQSFLTDERLVKAYLG
- a CDS encoding ABC transporter ATP-binding protein, yielding MADPLLALKEVGHSFGGLSVLRSVTFDVPEGGIIGLIGPNGSGKTTLFNIVTGYIRPLAGTVTYRGAALGRDTIQQRGLNGLVRTFQTPQVFEQMTVLENVMVGCTKLTRTTMLQDLLRTPASRGQMREIRERAEAGCERFGLTALRDLPAASLTAGQRRILEIARAVVGEPRLLLLDEPSSGLNVQEIDDLRDWIVRLNEEGITVLLVSHDMGLMTVARTVHTLYFGEIIASGDMAAIQRDPRVREVYLGV
- a CDS encoding branched-chain amino acid ABC transporter permease yields the protein MKPRTLPWLALGLVVWAALPFVVPRYMADLLVFTGIYTVAGLGIGLLLGHCGIVNLAQATFYGLGAYASAYCTVMMGLPSIVGFIVGAVISMALAYVIGRPILRLTGYFLALGTLALSAIASALFFEWDWLTGGTLGIGGIPKLDLFGFLLDRPSRYYFFVWIVAFACMAVAHNLVDSRTGLMLRAMRDSSTAAAALSIDLQSLRTRVFVVCALFGSLAGSLFAHHASFVSTQSFTVDRSISFLLIPVIGGATSIPGIVVGALFVTFLPELLSKLGDIHQILFGLALVAVVVLMPEGLVGAFGKLRTRLAKRGSGNG
- a CDS encoding branched-chain amino acid ABC transporter permease, which codes for MTLSLVLQAIFAGVTNGIVYALVGMGLSAIFKGSRVINAMQGEFAVIGAMTTVLLLTKTGWPYPAAIAGGAIAGALVGAFIEVAFVRYMARKNASEDSFLLLTIGLALTLSASVLFFIGRDGHLLPPLGGEGVLIILDAVIQFHALWLIAIGIGATLALRAFYHRTTIGLSMMAASIDADGAATTGIDVGRMRTFTFVLGGLLGALGGILVTPLIGVDYQLGLNLTLKGFAAAVLGGLTNPLGAAVGGLTLGLVESLAIIGISSSYKDVVAFSVLIIIMILMPQGILGRAGRRGG
- a CDS encoding ABC transporter substrate-binding protein, with amino-acid sequence MSLSSFIAKLAGATALVGLSAFAVQAQTSGEPVKIGAIVSVTGAGAGLGVPERNGLLLAEKDINAKGGIKGRPIKFIVEDDASNPDTALSKANDLIFGQKVQALLGPSLTASTVAVGGVTHANKIPQIAFTGIGPAVERERKCVAHVLPPQRLNATALLEYAKSIKATKVGVLHDAGYGNVVMAELRPLADKYGIKLVAVEKFEIGATDTTTQAAKVKAAQPEAVFIIATSATPFRNVKQIQITQPVIAAIGSSSYEYVNAMGPAADNIAIPEFVVGEDPLPHQKAFVELYKQAYNSTPKNYEAAAWDAAQIIAAALNKAGADATGEKLCEAMKAPYSGVLANYDFSADDMTGIPISSFIFSKLVGGKYTRTPFRVTQ
- a CDS encoding acyl-CoA dehydrogenase family protein, which produces MRTKRAADWTPSATLPNTPVSFTGVTYSEMLDRARALVPTIAARAEACETLRRLPDDTERDLHRTGLFRMVQPARVGGADLDIGILVDTCAEVARVCPSTAWNLGNLSSHHWMLGYFHPEAQDELWNGSPDVLIATSLIFPAGRGRKVEGGYEVSGRWPLSSGVDNSDWNMLAFMVRESEDGPPVDQRFALIHRSQYEIVDTWHAMGLSGTGSKDVAVKNLFVPDQRTLSARSLNGKPHPGSAVNTSPLFRLPMLALGPYVLSGVLLGCAQGAYETVVGAARKRNATTTGQPVGASQSVQIKVAEASVRIDTAEMMMRRACEHAMTVARSGAEPTHEDKLRYRRDAFFSARLCLESVDILMGIAGSSGLYLGGSMQRLFRDAHAANAHVMFSTDVQGSLFGQHALGMAGPPPLL
- a CDS encoding VOC family protein, translated to MAIKVLELHHQGVRIGADDKTIEDLKNFYTGVLGLEHDSGRPEIPGIPGMWINIGEVGQIHLIGGDLPSPFAQGPGKDPTTPHVALAVENIVETKAELDRLGADYWSLKGATGPDAEQLFLKDPCGNMVELHQFDKCRCRLKSRVKAA